The DNA region CATCAGCCTAGTCGCCCTTCGCATCAGAGCAGAGGGCAAGGTGGTCAAAAAAATCAGTCATCTGTTCATGTATTTGCCTTGACTGAGGATGAGGCTCAGGCAGCTCCAGGTACTGTCATTACCGGTAATTGTACTCTATGTGGTTTTATAGCACGAGTGTTATTTGATACTGGAGCATCTCATTCCTTTGTTTCTCATGCATTCGTTGTTTCGCATGATCTTCGCACCACTAGTATGAATTCCAATCTATCTGTTGTTACTCCGATGGGTAAAATGATTATCACTGATAATGTGGTGTTCAATGCGGTTTTGTTTCACGATAAAAATGTTATATATCTGAATCTCATAGTCCTACCTATgcatgactttgattgtatcgtTGGTATGGATGTTTTGACTGCAAATCGTGTCACTGTTGACTGTTATCGAGGAATAGTTCGTTTCAGACCTAGCTTTGCTCCTAAATGGAATTTCTATGGTCGTGGTTCTCAAGCCAAGATTCCTCTAGTTTCTGCCATTGAAATGAATCGATTGTTAGATTCTGGTCATGAAGGTTTTATGGTTTTTGTTGTGGATCTATCGCAAGATGAGCGACGGATTTATGATATTCCTGTAGTCCGTGAGTTTCCTGATGTGTTTCCAGAAGAGATTCCTGGTTTTTCACCAGAACGAGAAGTTGAGTTCAGTATCGAATTAATGCCAGGAACTGAACCCATATCTCGAGCACCATATCGTTTAACCCCTGTTGAgctgaaagaactgaaagaaaAATTGCAGGATTTGTCGAGTAAAGGTTATATTCGTCCGAGTTcttcaccgtggggtgcaccgattctatttgtcaagaagaaagatggtacgatgcggatgtgtattgattatcggcaactgaataagtctactgtcaagaataaatatccactccctaggattgatgacttatttgatcagttgcaaggtacttcggtgtattctaagattgatcttcgttcagGGTACCATCAAGTGAGAGTTAGACAAGAAGATGTGCCAAAAACAGCTTTTCGCACGAGATACAGacactttgaatttttggttatgccttttggtttgaccaatgctcctgttgtgtttatggacttaatgaatcgagtatttcgtaaatatctcgatcgttttgtgattgtattcatcgatgatattcttgtttatttcaAGTCCGAGGAAGAACATGTTAAACacttgaggatagttcttcgaaTTCTTCAAAAGAAGCAGTTGTACATCAAGCTatccaagtgtgagttttggttagatagagtggtatttctgggccatgtcatatctcaacatggtatttctgtcgatccaagtaaagtggaagcagtTCTGAACTTGGGCACGACCGACAAATGtgccagagattcgcagtttcatgggtctagctggttattaccggagatttatcgaaaatttctcaaagattgctagacctatcactcaactgactcagaaaaatcagagattcatttggtctgatgaatgtgagtcaagttttgtcgagttgaagaagagattgacttaTGCACCAGTTCTTATCATTCCAAATGGTTCTGGAGGATTTGTGGTTTGCACGGATGCATCTAATCGAGGTCTaggttgtgttctgatgcagcatggcagAGTTGTGGCCTAtggttctcgtcagttgaaaccgCATGAGTCTAAGTATCATGTTCATGACCTGGAATTGGCTGCTATCGTTTTTGCTctcaagatttggagacattatttgtttggggaGCAATTtgtaatctattctgatcacaaaagcttgaagtatATGTTCTCTCAGTCAGATCTGAATATGAAACAGAGACGTTGGATGGAtcttttgaaagattatgattgtgagatccAGTATCATCCGGGAAAAGTGAATGTcattgccgatgctttgagtcgtAAGGTTGTTGACGTCAATTTATCCTCAATTCATGTTTCTAAGTTACGAGAGGATATTTGTACTTCTGGgttggattttcaaatccaaGGTAATACTATTTGTGTATCTCAGATTTATGTTGAGCCAGAGTTGATTCAGATTTTAAAGTCAGCTCAGAAAACTAATGATCGAGTTCTGAAATCTTATGAGTTAGTATCTCAAGGACACCAATCTGGTTCCTCAATTCACTCAGATGATTCTCTTCGGTTGAATGGTAGATTGGTTGTCGCAGATATTCCTGAATTGCGTACAGCCATCCTTAAATAAGCTCATTGTACTCGATATAGTATCCACCCAGGAGGAAGGAAAATGTATCATATTCTACGgcctcagttttggtggaagaatatgaaaaaggatgtggctgagtttgtgtcTCGTTGTATGatctgtcagcaagtcaaagcggAACGAATGAGACCGGGAGGATTACTGCATAGCCTTGAGGTTCCTCAGTGGAACTGGGAGCACGTAGCTATGGATTTTGTCACGCATTTGCCACGTACTTCTCGTCATTttgatgccatttgggtgattgtcgaCAGATTATCTAAATCGGCACACTTTATTCTGTATGAGAGGACATATTCGTATAAGAAAATGGCTTGTCTGTATATTGAAAAtgttgtgagacttcatggagttccagttgcaatagtctcagatcgtgaccctagattcacATCAAAGTTTTGGACTAGTTTCCAAAAAGAAATGGGTACACGACTTGCGATGAGTACTGCgtaccatcctcagacagatggtcagacagAGCGTACGATTCAGACACTCGAGGATCTGCTTCGAGCTGTAGTCATGGATTTTAAAGACAGTTGGCAGGAAGCTTTACCACTAGTAGAATTTtcatataacaacagtttccaggtgactattggtatggctccttttgaagctttgtacggcAGACGATGTCGATCACCTCTTTGTTGGGATGAATTTGGTGAAAAGCAGTTGACTGGACCTGAGGTTGTTCATGAAATGCATGATAAAGTCCAGTTGATTCGTCAGAGAATGAAAGCTGCCCAAGATCGTCAAGCTAGTTATGCTAACTGACGTCGTCGACCTCTAGAATTTCAAGTTGGAGATTTTGTGTTTCTGAGAATCTCTCCGTTTAGAGGTGTTGTTCGCTTTGGTATGAGAGGTAAGTTGTCACCTCGTTTTGTTGGCCCCTACGAGATTGTTGAGCGTATTGGGACTTGCGCTTATCGTTTGGATTTGCCCCAGTCATTGTCTGGCATCCACGATGTTTTCCACGTTTCTATGTTGCGTAAGTATGAGCCCGATCCGTCCCATGtgattcagcctgatgaggttgaacttgatccgtTTCTATCGTATACTGAGTATCCTATTTGTATCTTGGATCGTAAAGATAAAGTTTTACGCAATAAAGTTATACCACTTGTACGTGTTCAGTGGTCGAGGCATGGTGTAGAAGAATCAACATGGGAAATAGAACAGAAGATGAGAGCATCTTATCCATATCTGTTTGATTCTTAGTAATGTATTGTTGGTTTCGTATCGTGTGTAAGATGTATGTGTATAAAcagaaatttcgaggacgaaatttgttTTAAGGGATGGAGAAGTGTAAGGCCCTGCAtttaattatccggtaatttggcataattagaataattattgagttgtaaattaaaataattatttatgccaaataaattttggaagtgtgttaaaaatatgtattttagaatatcggagaatttaaggatataaaatacatatagagtttaaataacacacgagagcaaataaatacagaccgggataaatgggcttgagttactattttagtaaccaaatacacaagatatatatatacatatacatacacataacttaccaaataaaagagaaaagaaacgagagaagaagaaaaaggaaagaaagagGAAACACATTCCCATCACTTGTGTAGCGGCTGCGGGAAAATCGCGATATCTCCTCCGTTCGGCGTCCAAATCTCAATCGGTCTGAAGGGGTGTCTTCCTAACATCctaagcttcgattcaagttaGAAATTCGCGAAGTTTGAGCAAGGATTCGGGTAGATCAAAGCTACTGTTTGGGTGCTATGTTTCTGCGAGAATTCTTCCGATTTTGGGTGAGAGTTTTGGGTTGCTGCGACTTTTGTAGTTTGAATTTGTAGAAATGACTTAAAACGAACTTGTAGCTCTGTTTTTTAGCTTTCTATAGCCGCTAGAATCATCgaatttggataagaaacagaattgatatgatttttctaccaaaatgtgtcaaatCGAATTCTGAAATGGTGCTGTGCAGGACACCTACTGTAATTtgagtttttgtcaattatGCGCTCAGATTCTGGACTGGTGATTCAAAAGAAAGTTGTAGAGCTATGTGTTTTCTTCGTAATGATATAAAATTCGTTAAATTACATTAAGAATTGAGCAAGTTATGCTTGTTTTTCTAGAACTGCTCAGTGTGTGAGATTCTGTCCGCGAATTCGTAAGTAGCAGTGTGTTCTTGGAAATTCTGAGCTTTATCTACTGAGATTTGGAAAATGGTTTCTTCTAGAAAAAGTTATATATTTGAGttatctttcatttccaattagtggatattgaattgagttaatattgagcgagatatgaattttatgctcttTTGTGCCAAATCGGACATTGGTGTGGAATGTAGTTTTCACGATCGGCTTATTGTGGTTTTGTTTAGGCCGAGAGTCTTGAAGTGAAGTGATATTGGATTTTCAagttggtataggtatgttacagctcgcgacgataaaacataaattatgtttaattgtcattcaGTGTTTCATTGATCGGGTGTGTATGACTTGTTGGTTGttgtaaattgttaaatgccttcgttgtgatatatgtttatgtttatgacatattattggcatttatcATTGGGCATacagttatgacattcatgttgagccctatcgttcttgttagccattgttgatatccgttgttatctggcactgttgtttatctcgggatcattgtgtggctgataggcctatacacatgatactgtagatgtgattgaacaatcccatggttagtgcagccttttgaggtgagcgctgggattgtgtcatctagttcgttctgttgtgccatcctgttatatcgtatcagctgtatggaggccgagtcaggggtgttattcagcacagcttggcatactttgcatacttggcagggcggtttagctgcatgacgatgtagctcccctgtgttgttgctcgagcattattccagttgttatcgtaccgtttgttggctcctgttatcccagttattcgttgagcctttcatgcattgcatattacattttattatatgattatgcatgatttatgttattgttgttattgttgaactgtttcataccagaatcctaacctcagttgtttactgggggggctgctgtggttgtTATTGgacaccatggtagatctcccgagtcgttttgcagcatcaggcctAGGTTCCaccagtggagctcgggattgaggttggattgcttggttctgttcagtggagtctcccagttagtttatatgtatgtcttgagtttgtttcaGACTTGTATTGTACTTTATTTGCCgtggagatgccccgtgtatctgtatTGATATTTGGTTGTTCTGGTTATGTTCTGAGCCGACTCTGTGATATTCTtgatctggtgagtatttggtaagttttaaattctgtttagtcctggccagtgcgacTATAGGTTGTTGACTTTGGTTGTTGTTTTAATGACTAtagttggagtatattttgatataaactgttgtttgagttttcgggatgtcctacttacggggaggtaatgccgaaatttttctagtccctgaggtccgttttaaagtaATTTAAACCTTTTTCCGCTGCAGCTTTAagtcaaaccattattgtttgatcattaattgtcattagagtaaatggACCTCACAATATGTGTTCAGTTTTTGTCAGATTCAAACTTTATATGCAGTTTTCGATTCacacaaaaaatatttatgcacTCTCTGGAccaacaattattattttttgatgaaatatagtacaaaacattgaaaaaaTAGAACACATGTATGATACTGCAAAACAAATTGTTTTAGATTTGatacaaaagataaaaaaattacaaaagataaaatttttgatcataaaatttgaacaaatatattaatatcaatattttttacATTTGTTTGTGTGCTCAGTTCTCATATATTAGGATCATAACGAAAAGAGTTTATACTGAAATATCATATACTAGtatcaaatttttaaatgttttatatcaATTTTCATCCAGAAAAAAACATTAATACCAAAATTGGTTATATATGTTTGAgtactcaaaaatcatatagCGTTGAATACATTtaatactcaaatatcatatatcaatacattcATCCGAAAAAAACGTGTCATTAATATCAAaatttgttatatttatttgaGTATTCAAAATAATATACTAATATCATATCTAAATCATTTAATTctgaaatatcatatatttgttttatattttcaatattttgtatCAAATTTCATCCCAAAAAACGTGTGAGCCCAAGAAACGTGTGAGTCCAAGAAATGCAGAAACTTTTTTGTATTAGTAAGAGATgctataaaaaaaaatcgatcaGAAAAAAACTGAACACTAATTTAATTGATGAAAATTTATTAATCTTTtgctataataatattattttaaaaaaaaaaacaaaacaaaaatttcaataattttcaaGATGTGGTACTGGTACAAATTATACAGTTATGAATTGAAGGTAGGTCAGGTCGACTTCTGCCGCTTGATTAACTCAACGTGAAGACGTGTGTCAGAAGTCACCATTTTATACTTCATATGTCATTAATTTGAAATGCTCACTTGTCAACGCTCCAGTATGATAAATTTGAGGTGCAATGAATAGTATATCTCTGGTTTAAATTGTTATCACATAATTATAACACTGAAAATCTAAAATATacttaccaaaaaaaaaatcgatcaaGGTTAGAAAATTTAAACCAAGTATATATTAACTTCTATCTCTCTTTATGTTgccataaaacccaaaaattttcCACTTCGGACCCCAAAAGTATACTTGGATATATTCAACTTTACCCCATACTTCCTCAAAGTTGAGAAAGTCTCCTCGAGATCAAGAATAAGTAATGTTGTCTTTTCAGATTtaatcagaatatcatccacataaatTTCAACATTTCTCCCTACTTGCTCCCGAAAGATCTTATCCATCAAGCATTGATATGTGGCTCCTGCATTCTTTAAACCAAACGACATAACAGTGTAACAAAAAGTACCACCAGAGGTTACTAAGCTAACTTTTTCTTGCTCGTCTTTATCCAGTGGATTTGATGATACCCCTGGTAGGCATCCATGAAGCTCGGCAATTCATAGCCAGAAGTAGAATCTACTAGCCAATCAATCCTCGGCAGAGGGTAACAATCTTTGGGATACGCTTTGTTTATATATCTGAAATCAACACACATTCTCCACTTACATGTAGTCTTTTGGACCAACACCACATTAGAGAGCCAAGTTGGGAATTGAACTTCCCAAATCTGACCAGCTTTCAAAAGCTCATCCACTTGGTCTGcaattattttatcttttttcgGCCAAAGTGCCTCTTCTTTTGTACCATCGGCCGAGCATTTGGAAGGGTATTAAATTTGTGCTCGGCTACATAGGCTGGGATGCCTCCAAGCTCTGCCGGACCGGACAAGGCGAAAATATCCATATTCCTCTGTAAGCATTTTACCAATTGTGCCCAGGTGGAAAGATCCAGATCCTGGGAAATTTTGGTGGTTTTCCCGGGAAGTCCGGGAACTAAAGTTACTTCTTCGTGCTCTTCTTCTACGATGGCATGCACTTCTTCTACCACACTAACTTCTCCTCGCGACCCCTGGTTACCATCACTTCTCGTGGTCCTCTTCTTCTCAACTCAGACTGTCTCTGCATAACACTTTCGAGAAGAGGGCTGTGAGACcccgaaaataaaatagtattgatggtatttttgtaaataagttgaaaaatattcaatttattttgatggcattcttgtaaataagttgaaaaataatgaattaatttaagGGCAAAATGTTAATTATATTATGGTTTTTAACATAATTGTCtgagtattagtccaaatgatttgagatttggatataacgtagaaaactcaaagatgtagaagtttcatgttttgagttttgtgaAATTTAATCGTTTGACTGGTCAAAAGGATGTaccgatgttaaaatgttaaatagtatatattatattattttatattaacataatataatataatattaaaaaaaaaaagaaaagataaagataaattgaAAAGCTTCATCGAGGAAGCTTCATTCTTTTGCAGAGAGATAAGAAAGAAACAAATAGAAGTAgggtttcgaattttttttcgatcgtgcgacttatcggtttatctaatcgacgaaccgacttcagttccgGGATCGTTgatacgaggtcttcgatttgaggtataaattttatatttttggtgatatttgaaattcgtcgattttcgaaataaatccgataaattgttaaatcatacaaaaattgaagattgttgaatagtgtatgattttaacgaaaaagagatgattatagtgatgttattttgaattatttctaatttattataattagggaattttaatcgttggattgagattgaagaattatttgtcagttattattaattatgataaatatatgcagtagaataaccgacaagaaactaagttttgaagtcggaattgaattatgttatgatttcaatttgatatgaatttttgaagtttcaaaatatatttgaaacttatattgttgattttgaatgatgttattgattgaaatgaatatgttattgatgtagatagattattatactgatatcttcaagctacatcgactggaacgaagaattgaggtatgttgcgatcgagtaacatacgaaaggtatctgtatcatatgatatatgttggattgatttatttgattggaatgagaatacatgtctatatgccttatttgttgagtttatgtggcatacatgacatgcacgttgaactatgatccttggatatcctgatatgatttgatttgattccagggtttgtgaacacgatgctatgtttggcattatgtggcccttaaagcatagtcattagtggccacgatgattgattgagatttgggatttgatggcgctttgtcgacgctatcatacgagtatccctgattgaggccggtgtgccagctcgagcattgatttgatagcgattcgattgattctgacatgtgctcaatGGATgtgcatttgacctgatacctccacgacatacaagcattgcatatcatatatcattgtttagatatctgtggtatatattgtggttgcttcagactgagctttgctcacccagaggaggctgttgttgtctttgtatgtcgACAATAACAGGTACGACATGTTATCAGGAGACTggagatggtacttctggagggaatcatgattgatttgaggtttagtggtctatcccagt from Primulina tabacum isolate GXHZ01 chromosome 14, ASM2559414v2, whole genome shotgun sequence includes:
- the LOC142525043 gene encoding uncharacterized protein LOC142525043, whose protein sequence is MEGGGEILVDEIPLARGRGHGRGRGRGRPRVRVVDDAFVEQAADQLEHLKMDELVARFHSMYPPRFNGSEGAEKADLWVSEIEELFDLIEYPTECRLRLAVHQLKDRAKMWWSTTLMTLDAQRIIPSWDIFKLKFKESYCPPSFYSSKASEFHNLKQGDMSVAEYADSFYAMLRYAPHVAASQVAVVESFIEGLNDHLHPFVSTGKPLNYLEAVEIAKRAEASPKRSVNRVPTQHHQSGRQQFSSSGSASLRPRGKQFKKPDSSSSSSGELISVLEFKGFVMFVVGLGHFARVCPSKTGKSAQAARVLFDTGASHSFVSHAFVVSHDLRTTSMNSNLSVVTPMGKMIITDNVVFNAVLFHDKNVIYLNLIVLPMHDFDCIVGMDVLTANRVTVDCYRGIVRFRPSFAPKWNFYGRGSQAKIPLVSAIEMNRLLDSGHEGFMVFVVDLSQDERRIYDIPVVREFPDVFPEEIPGFSPEREVEFSIELMPGTEPISRAPYRLTPVELKELKEKLQDLSSKVLIIPNGSGGFVVCTDASNRGLGCVLMQHGRVVAYGSRQLKPHESKYHVHDLELAAIVFALKIWRHYLFGEQFVIYSDHKSLKYMFSQSDLNMKQRRWMDLLKDYDCEIQYHPGKVNVIADALSRKVVDVNLSSIHVSKLREDICTSGLDFQIQGNTICVSQIYVEPELIQILKSAQKTNDRVLKSYELVSQGHQSGSSIHSDDSLRLNGRLQVKAERMRPGGLLHSLEVPQWNWEHVAMDFVTHLPRTSRHFDAIWVIVDRLSKSAHFILRCRSPLCWDEFGEKQLTGPEVVHEMHDKVQGVVRFGMRGKLSPRFVGPYEIVERIGTCAYRLDLPQSLSGIHDVFHVSMLRKYEPDPSHVIQPDEVELDPFLSYTEYPICILDRKDKVLRNKVIPLVRVQWSRHGVEESTWEIEQKMRASYPYLFDS